A part of Eriocheir sinensis breed Jianghai 21 chromosome 51, ASM2467909v1, whole genome shotgun sequence genomic DNA contains:
- the LOC126982637 gene encoding calreticulin-like: MKTYLFLALFGVCLVEGKVFFQETFSDDGWTSRWVQSEHKGKEFGKFKLTPGKFYGDSEKDKGIQTSQDARFYGLSAKFDPFSNKGKPLVVQFTVKHEQNIDCGGGYLKVFDCSLDQKDMHGDSPYLLMFGPDICGPGTKKVHVIFNYKGQNHLIKKEIRCKDDVFSHLYTLIINPDNTYEVLIDNEKAQSGELEEDWDMLPPKKIKDPDASKPDDWDDRSTIPDPDDTKPEDWDQPEHIPDPDATKPEDWDDEMDGEWEPPMIDNPDYKGEWKPKQIDNPDYKGPWNHPEIDNPEYTPDTEIYKYDEICAVGLDLWQVKSGTIFDNFLIADDIEEAKQIGEETWGATKEEAKKMKDAQDEEERKKAEEEAKAAEESKDDEEEEDEDIDDDEDDDDLDNELGHDEL; encoded by the exons GCTGGACGTCTCGGTGGGTTCAGTCGGAACACAAAGGGAAGGAGTTCGGAAAGTTTAAGTTGACACCCGGCAAGTTCTACGGGGACTCTGAGAAGGACAAGGGAATCCAGACCTCTCAG GATGCACGCTTCTATGGCCTTTCCGCCAAGTTTGATCCCTTCAGCAACAAGGGGAAGCCCCTGGTGGTGCAGTTCACCGTGAAGCACGAACAGAACATCGACTGTGGCGGCGGCTACCTCAAGGTGTTCGACTGTTCCCTGGACCAGAAGGACATGCACGGCGACTCTCCCTATCTCCTCATGTTCG GGCCTGACATCTGCGGTCCAGGTACCAAGAAGGTCCACGTGATCTTCAACTACAAGGGACAGAACCACCTCATCAAGAAGGAGATCCGGTGCAAGGACGATGTCTTCTCCCACCTCTACACCCTCATCATTAACCCCGACAACACGTACGAGGTACTCATCGACAATGAGAAGGCACAGTCTGGCGAGCTCGAGGAGGACTGGGACATGCTGCCACCCAAGAAGATCAAGGACCCTGATGCGAGCAAGCCCGATGACTGGGATGACCGCTCCACCATCCCCGACCCTGATGACACCAAGCCCGAGGACTGGGATCAACCCGAGCACATCCCTGACCCCGACGCCACCAAGCCCGAGGACTGGGACGATGAGATGGACGGCGAGTGGGAGCCACCCATGATCGACAACCCCGACTACAAGGGTGAGTGGAAGCCCAAGCAGATCGACAACCCAGACTACAAGGGCCCATGGAACCACCCCGAGATCGACAACCCCGAGTACACCCCTGACACAGAAATCTACAAGTATGACGAGATCTGCGCTGTCGGTTTGGACTTGTGGCAGGTGAAGAGCGGCACCATCTTCGACAACTTCCTCATTGCCGACGATATTGAGGAGGCGAAGCAGATCGGCGAGGAGACCTGGGGAGCCACCAAGGAAGAAGCCAAGAAGATGAAGGATGCgcaggacgaagaggagaggaagaaggccgAAGAGGAGGCCAAGGCAGCCGAGGAGAGcaaggacgatgaggaggaggaggacgaggacatcgATGACGACGAGGATGACGATGATCTGGACAATGAGTTGGGTCACGATGAACTCTAA